TCCTACACGCGGTTCCCGCTGAACGAGCTGAAGGGCAGAACGCTTCTCTAAGGATGCACCCCCGACCGCTTTTTTAGTCCCGTATTTAGTCCCACATAAAGCGGACGCTTCGCAAACCTAGGCGCATAGTCCCACGCTATGGATGCACCCTCGTCCTGTCCCTTGGAAACAGCATGCATTCTCGGATATTTTCCCGGTTCGTAACCTTCATCGTCAATCTCTCCAGCCCGATGCTCCATCCCGCGTGCGGGGGCGCCCCGACCCTGAACGCATCGATATAGAAATCAAAATTGCGCGGGTTCAGGCCCCTGCTTTCCAGCTGTTTTTCAAGCAGTTCCGGGATATGGATTCTCTGCGCGCCGGAGGCAATCTCCAATCCCTTATACAGCAAATCGAATGCCTTGCACACTTTCTCATCCCCTTCCTTGGGCATGGAGTAGAATGCACGCACGTTCGTAGGCCAGTCGTTTATTATGAACAAATCCTCCTGGAGAATTTCCGCCATCTTTTTCTCCGCCTCCTTGCTGAAGTCCTCGCCCCATTCCATCTTGAAGTTATTCTCGCCCAAAAGGTCCACCAATTCCGTATAACTATGCCTCGGGACCTCTTTCGGAGCCTCGAACTCCGGGTTCAGGAGCGCAAGCTCGTCCTTCATTTTCTCCACATTCTTCAGAATATGCAGGGAAACGTCCGAAAGCACATCCATCGCGTCCTTGTCGTCCGCGAAGCCCATCTCTATGTCCATTTGGATTACTTCGTTCAAATGGGTGGTCGTATGGTGCTTCTCCGCCCGGAAAACCGGGGCTGTGATGAATACCTTGTCCAATCCGCCAACC
This DNA window, taken from Candidatus Micrarchaeia archaeon, encodes the following:
- the aspS gene encoding aspartate--tRNA(Asn) ligase produces the protein MLRTHYIKEAKKNSGKEVQVAGWVHEIRDLGKLIFIQLRDRTGIVQVTAKKGAVPDEVMEGMKRNKEDVISVTGIVKENKIAPDGMEISPSKVDVLSKVERKLPVDPTGMVPSELDIRLNYRYLDLRKKDVNAIFNIKSEIARSFRERCVHNGFMEIHPTSIVAAATEGGTEVFAVEYFEQKVFLAQSPQLYKQMAVVGGLDKVFITAPVFRAEKHHTTTHLNEVIQMDIEMGFADDKDAMDVLSDVSLHILKNVEKMKDELALLNPEFEAPKEVPRHSYTELVDLLGENNFKMEWGEDFSKEAEKKMAEILQEDLFIINDWPTNVRAFYSMPKEGDEKVCKAFDLLYKGLEIASGAQRIHIPELLEKQLESRGLNPRNFDFYIDAFRVGAPPHAGWSIGLERLTMKVTNRENIRECMLFPRDRTRVHP